Proteins co-encoded in one Nitratireductor kimnyeongensis genomic window:
- the tolB gene encoding Tol-Pal system beta propeller repeat protein TolB, with protein MIMRATFLIATLVAGLGVAVLPARAVVEIDINKGVVEPLPIAITEFISADGQGAEIASVIEADLRRSGLFAPIEKGAFIEKISNPDAAPRFQDWTVINAQALVTGKVTETPDGRLRAEFRLWDTYAGQQLIGEQFFTSKDKWRRVAHIIADAIYQRLTGETGYFDTRIVYVDESGPRNNRVKRLAIMDQDGANQRFLTDGRSIVLTPRFSPTRQEITYMSYESGQPQVYLLQLETGQRELVGNFPGMTFAPRFSPNGQQIVMSLLRDDGNSNIFAMDLRSRNTTRLTTSNAIDTSPSFSPDGSQIVFTSDRGGRAQIYVMSAGGGDAKRISFGDGTYSTPVWSPRGDLIAFTKQTGGQFQIGVMRTDGSGERILSSGFLQEGPTWAPNGRVIMFFRQPAGSAGPQLYSIDLTGRNEQKIPTANYGSDPAWSPLLE; from the coding sequence ATGATCATGAGAGCGACCTTCCTGATCGCGACGCTGGTCGCGGGGCTTGGTGTTGCGGTGCTGCCGGCACGGGCAGTCGTCGAGATCGACATCAACAAGGGTGTGGTCGAACCGTTGCCGATAGCCATCACGGAATTTATCTCCGCGGATGGACAAGGGGCGGAAATCGCCAGCGTCATCGAAGCCGATTTGCGGCGTTCCGGCCTGTTCGCGCCCATCGAGAAGGGCGCGTTCATCGAGAAGATTTCCAATCCGGATGCGGCACCGCGGTTTCAGGACTGGACGGTGATCAATGCGCAGGCGCTGGTGACCGGTAAGGTTACCGAAACACCCGACGGGCGCCTGCGTGCGGAGTTCCGACTGTGGGACACTTATGCCGGCCAACAGCTGATCGGTGAGCAGTTCTTCACCAGCAAGGACAAATGGCGGCGCGTGGCGCACATCATTGCAGACGCGATTTACCAGCGTCTCACGGGTGAGACCGGATACTTCGATACGCGCATTGTTTATGTGGATGAATCCGGCCCGCGCAACAACCGTGTCAAGCGTTTGGCTATCATGGATCAGGACGGGGCGAACCAGCGCTTCCTGACAGATGGGCGCTCCATCGTGTTGACGCCGCGTTTCTCGCCGACGCGCCAGGAAATCACCTACATGTCATATGAGAGCGGTCAGCCGCAGGTTTATCTTCTGCAACTGGAAACCGGCCAGCGGGAGCTTGTCGGCAATTTCCCCGGTATGACCTTTGCGCCGCGTTTCTCACCCAACGGCCAGCAGATCGTGATGAGCCTTTTGAGGGACGATGGAAACTCGAACATCTTTGCCATGGATCTCAGAAGCCGCAACACCACACGGCTGACGACCTCCAATGCGATCGACACATCGCCCTCCTTCTCGCCGGACGGGTCACAGATCGTGTTTACCTCGGACCGGGGCGGGCGGGCGCAGATTTACGTCATGAGCGCCGGGGGCGGGGACGCGAAGCGCATTTCATTTGGCGATGGAACCTATTCCACGCCGGTCTGGTCGCCGCGTGGCGATTTGATCGCCTTCACCAAACAGACGGGCGGTCAATTTCAGATCGGTGTCATGCGCACCGACGGTTCCGGCGAACGCATTCTGTCCTCCGGCTTCCTTCAGGAAGGGCCGACCTGGGCGCCCAATGGCCGTGTGATCATGTTCTTCCGCCAGCCGGCCGGCTCGGCCGGACCGCAGCTCTATTCGATCGACCTCACGGGTCGCAACGAGCAGAAAATTCCGACCGCGAACTATGGCTCGGACCCGGCATGGTCGCCGCTTTTGGAATAG
- the tolR gene encoding protein TolR has product MGMSVGSAGGRNGRRRGRRGSRTGLISEINVTPFVDVMLVLLIIFMVAAPLLTVGVPIDLPETQAKALNSETQPITVSVNNEGQIYLQETEVPIEEVVPKLQAIARSGYDERIYVRGDRAADYGTVMRVMARISAAGYRNLGLVTLQEEGN; this is encoded by the coding sequence ATGGGTATGTCAGTCGGATCGGCGGGCGGAAGAAACGGACGGAGGCGTGGCCGCCGCGGTTCGCGTACGGGCCTGATCTCCGAGATCAACGTGACGCCTTTCGTGGACGTGATGCTGGTGCTGCTCATCATTTTCATGGTGGCGGCGCCGCTTCTGACGGTCGGTGTTCCGATCGATCTCCCTGAAACGCAGGCCAAGGCGCTGAACTCCGAGACGCAGCCGATCACGGTTTCGGTCAACAATGAGGGCCAGATCTACCTGCAGGAGACCGAGGTGCCGATCGAAGAAGTGGTGCCGAAGCTGCAGGCGATTGCGCGCTCGGGCTATGACGAACGCATTTATGTGCGCGGCGACCGAGCGGCCGATTATGGCACCGTGATGCGGGTAATGGCGCGTATTTCCGCCGCCGGATATCGCAATCTGGGCCTGGTCACGCTGCAGGAAGAAGGCAATTGA
- the tolQ gene encoding protein TolQ, producing the protein MESVTLAAPGGELSIWALFWQAGWVVKLVMIGLLVASVWTWAIIVDKLIAYARMRTALNRFEKTFWSGQSLEELYRALSERKTTGMGSIFVAAMREWKKSFEKGARSPIGLQTRIDKAMDLALTREMERLESRLGFLASIGSAAPFIGLFGTVVGIMTSFQAIAGSKSTNLAVVAPGIAEALLATAIGLLAAIPAVIAYNKLSSDAGKLAGRMEGFADEFSTILSRQIDEKVAAKAA; encoded by the coding sequence ATGGAAAGTGTTACGCTCGCCGCACCGGGTGGGGAGTTGTCGATCTGGGCTCTGTTCTGGCAGGCAGGCTGGGTAGTCAAGCTGGTCATGATCGGTCTGCTTGTCGCATCGGTCTGGACCTGGGCGATCATCGTTGACAAGCTGATTGCCTATGCGCGGATGCGCACGGCTCTCAATCGTTTCGAAAAGACCTTCTGGTCGGGCCAGTCGCTCGAGGAACTCTATCGTGCGCTTTCGGAACGCAAGACAACCGGCATGGGCTCGATTTTCGTGGCTGCCATGCGGGAATGGAAAAAAAGCTTCGAGAAAGGCGCGCGCTCGCCTATCGGACTGCAGACACGCATCGACAAGGCTATGGACCTGGCGTTGACGCGCGAGATGGAGCGGCTCGAGAGCCGGCTCGGCTTCCTTGCCTCGATTGGCTCGGCGGCCCCATTTATCGGTCTGTTCGGCACGGTGGTCGGTATCATGACCTCCTTCCAGGCGATTGCCGGTTCCAAATCCACCAATCTGGCTGTTGTGGCGCCGGGTATCGCTGAGGCGCTTCTGGCCACGGCCATCGGCCTTCTGGCCGCCATTCCAGCGGTTATCGCCTACAACAAGCTGTCATCGGACGCGGGCAAGCTCGCTGGCAGGATGGAAGGGTTTGCGGACGAATTTTCGACCATTCTCTCGCGGCAGATCGACGAGAAGGTCGCCGCCAAGGCGGCTTAG
- the ybgC gene encoding tol-pal system-associated acyl-CoA thioesterase: MNAAADGNLNVGLSGELTDFGHRLVARVYFADTDFTGVVYHARYLEFLERGRSDFLRLAGVHHTELADGKHGEVLSWVVRRMEIDFRQPARVDDIVTVETRTETISGARIQMAQRLLRGEDVLVEAKVEAAIIGSSGRPRRFPKEWIAAFKPKGA; the protein is encoded by the coding sequence ATGAATGCCGCTGCTGACGGGAATTTGAACGTCGGGCTTTCGGGTGAACTGACCGATTTCGGACATCGGCTCGTGGCGCGGGTCTATTTTGCCGACACGGATTTCACTGGGGTGGTCTACCATGCGCGGTATCTCGAATTTCTGGAACGGGGCCGTTCGGATTTTCTGCGGCTCGCGGGTGTGCACCACACCGAACTGGCTGATGGCAAGCATGGCGAGGTGCTTTCCTGGGTCGTGCGGCGCATGGAGATCGATTTTCGACAGCCCGCCCGTGTGGACGATATCGTGACGGTGGAGACACGCACGGAGACGATTTCCGGCGCGCGCATCCAGATGGCGCAACGGCTCCTTCGTGGCGAGGATGTGCTGGTGGAAGCGAAGGTCGAAGCGGCGATCATCGGTTCATCGGGACGACCGCGGCGGTTTCCGAAAGAGTGGATCGCCGCCTTCAAGCCAAAGGGTGCATGA
- the ruvB gene encoding Holliday junction branch migration DNA helicase RuvB produces MTDGERLIAADKRGEDLDSTMRPQSLDDFVGQKAARANLKVFIEAARGRGEALDHVLFVGPPGLGKTTLAQIMARELGVNFRSTSGPVIAKAGDLAALLTNLEERDVLFIDEIHRLNPAVEEILYPAMEDFQLDLIIGEGPAARSVKIDLAKFTLVAATTRLGLLTTPLRDRFGIPVRLDFYTVDELQSIVTRGSRILGLPLAADGAEEIARRARGTPRIAGRLLRRVRDFATVAGASEVTRKVADEALSRLEVDALGLDQLDRRYLTMIVENFGGGPVGIETIAAALSEPRDAIEDIIEPYLIQQGFIQRTPRGRVLAARAWRHMGLQPPKELAEAQISLFQEGNGE; encoded by the coding sequence ATGACGGATGGCGAGAGGCTGATTGCAGCCGACAAGCGCGGTGAGGATCTGGATTCGACGATGCGTCCGCAGTCGCTGGACGATTTCGTCGGGCAGAAGGCGGCGCGCGCCAATCTAAAAGTGTTCATCGAGGCGGCGCGCGGGCGTGGCGAGGCACTGGATCACGTGCTGTTTGTCGGGCCGCCCGGCCTGGGAAAGACCACGCTGGCGCAGATCATGGCGCGCGAACTGGGAGTAAATTTCCGTTCCACCTCTGGCCCGGTAATCGCCAAGGCGGGTGATCTGGCGGCGCTTTTGACCAATCTCGAAGAGCGCGACGTGCTTTTTATCGATGAAATTCATCGGCTGAATCCCGCCGTGGAGGAAATCCTCTATCCGGCGATGGAGGATTTTCAGCTCGACCTCATCATTGGCGAGGGGCCGGCCGCGCGCTCGGTGAAGATCGACCTTGCCAAGTTCACGCTGGTGGCGGCGACGACGCGGCTTGGCCTTCTGACGACGCCGCTGCGTGACCGTTTCGGCATTCCCGTACGGCTCGATTTCTACACCGTGGACGAATTGCAATCGATCGTGACACGCGGCTCGCGCATTCTTGGGCTGCCATTGGCTGCGGACGGGGCCGAGGAAATCGCACGAAGGGCGCGAGGCACCCCGCGCATAGCCGGGCGCCTGTTGCGCCGGGTGCGCGATTTCGCCACTGTGGCGGGCGCAAGCGAAGTGACGCGGAAGGTGGCCGACGAGGCGCTGTCGCGGCTGGAAGTCGACGCGCTCGGTCTCGACCAACTCGACCGACGCTACCTCACGATGATCGTGGAGAACTTCGGTGGCGGGCCGGTGGGTATCGAGACGATTGCGGCGGCGCTTTCGGAACCGCGCGACGCGATTGAAGACATTATCGAACCCTATCTGATCCAGCAGGGCTTCATTCAGCGCACACCACGCGGGCGTGTGCTGGCGGCCAGGGCATGGCGTCACATGGGGCTCCAACCCCCGAAAGAACTGGCGGAAGCCCAGATCAGCTTGTTTCAGGAGGGGAATGGGGAATGA
- the ruvA gene encoding Holliday junction branch migration protein RuvA: MIGKLKGIIDEIAEDHCIIDVGGVGYVAYCPARTLAALDSEGTAVTLFIETYVREDMIRLYGFRTALEREWFRLLQNNVQGVGAKVALSVLSTLSASELANAIALKDAATVARAPGVGKKVAERIVTELKSKAPAYAGEATGTIGLKQELGEGAAPAPVADAVSALSNLGYSRDVAANAVAAAMKAAGEGADAGTLIRLGLKELAR; the protein is encoded by the coding sequence ATGATCGGTAAACTGAAGGGCATCATCGACGAGATCGCCGAAGACCACTGCATCATCGATGTGGGTGGCGTCGGATACGTCGCCTATTGTCCGGCGCGTACGCTCGCGGCGCTCGACAGCGAGGGGACGGCGGTTACGCTGTTCATCGAGACCTATGTGCGCGAGGACATGATCCGGCTCTATGGCTTCCGCACCGCGTTGGAGCGCGAATGGTTCCGCCTGTTGCAGAACAATGTGCAGGGCGTGGGAGCCAAGGTGGCGCTTTCGGTGCTTTCGACACTTTCGGCTTCGGAACTGGCCAATGCGATTGCGCTCAAGGATGCGGCCACCGTGGCGCGCGCGCCGGGCGTGGGCAAGAAGGTCGCCGAACGGATCGTGACTGAACTGAAGAGCAAGGCGCCTGCCTATGCGGGCGAGGCGACCGGCACGATTGGCCTGAAGCAGGAACTGGGTGAGGGGGCAGCACCTGCTCCGGTCGCCGATGCCGTCTCGGCCCTGTCCAATCTCGGCTATTCGCGTGATGTGGCGGCGAATGCGGTTGCTGCCGCGATGAAGGCGGCGGGTGAGGGCGCTGATGCCGGCACGCTGATCAGGCTTGGCCTGAAGGAACTGGCGCGGTAG